The following are encoded together in the Armatimonadota bacterium genome:
- a CDS encoding LLM class flavin-dependent oxidoreductase — MTLRTGLLLLGEHPPGRLLGLTRQAEALGFDYLWYADERFYREVYASLTLCAQHTTRLRLGPCVTDPYSRHPALTAMAIATLDELSGGRAVLGIGAGVSGFRELGIARTRPAVAIREAIHVIRALLRGETVTYRGALVSADGAKLDFAPPRAEIPIYVASNAPRGLETAGRVADGAIMQGCVADAALAYFRTHVARGAAGARRDPAAVQLVARINVCIHDDPAVARNLMRRSVAVSLIAQQPTFPGFVAAGLEVPAQIRQAVAGLTYGYLSDAAAQVAPMVPDAFVDALTLAGPVETVAAGVARMQQAGITQFVLYPMAPDGRIERTIERFAGEVLPLAAQMAASPARPAG; from the coding sequence GTGACGCTGCGGACCGGGCTCCTCCTGCTTGGCGAGCACCCACCGGGCCGCCTGCTGGGCCTGACCCGGCAGGCCGAGGCACTGGGGTTCGACTACCTCTGGTACGCCGACGAGCGGTTCTACAGGGAGGTCTACGCCAGCCTGACCCTGTGCGCACAGCACACCACCCGCCTGCGCCTGGGTCCGTGCGTCACCGATCCCTACTCCCGCCATCCCGCGCTCACCGCCATGGCCATCGCCACCCTGGATGAACTCAGCGGCGGCCGGGCCGTGCTCGGCATCGGCGCCGGCGTGTCGGGGTTTCGCGAGCTGGGGATTGCGCGCACGCGGCCTGCGGTAGCTATCCGCGAGGCGATCCACGTGATCCGCGCGCTTTTGCGCGGGGAGACGGTCACGTACCGCGGCGCGCTGGTGTCGGCTGACGGCGCGAAGCTGGACTTTGCACCCCCGCGTGCCGAGATCCCCATCTACGTCGCCAGCAACGCCCCCAGGGGGCTGGAGACGGCGGGCCGCGTCGCCGACGGCGCGATCATGCAGGGCTGCGTGGCCGATGCGGCCCTGGCGTACTTCCGGACGCACGTAGCTCGCGGCGCCGCCGGCGCGCGGCGCGACCCGGCCGCCGTGCAACTGGTGGCGCGCATCAACGTCTGCATCCATGACGATCCAGCGGTGGCGCGGAACCTAATGCGGCGGTCGGTGGCGGTGAGCCTGATTGCCCAGCAGCCGACCTTTCCCGGATTCGTGGCCGCTGGGCTGGAGGTGCCGGCGCAGATCCGCCAGGCAGTGGCGGGGCTCACCTACGGCTACCTCAGCGATGCGGCGGCACAGGTGGCCCCCATGGTCCCCGACGCCTTCGTCGACGCCCTGACCCTCGCCGGACCGGTGGAGACGGTAGCCGCCGGCGTTGCCCGCATGCAGCAGGCAGGCATCACGCAGTTCGTGCTCTACCCCATGGCCCCCGACGGCCGCATCGAGCGCACCATCGAGCGGTTCGCGGGCGAGGTGCTGCCCCTGGCGGCACAGATGGCCGCCTCGCCGGCGCGCCCGGCCGGCTGA
- a CDS encoding xanthine dehydrogenase family protein molybdopterin-binding subunit, translating to MSAIGRSLPRLDGRAKVLGQYGYAMDIALPGMLWGRIARSPHAHARILGIDPSAALQVPGVAAVVTARDAPARRFGGLVKDETIFAVDVVRYIGEPVAAVAAISRQAADEAVDRLVVDYEVLPAITDPDRATARGAPLVHEAWESYTAHPQVIRSGNICGEAWIVKGDWDRALGEADAVYEDTFTTAPVHQAYLEPRAALAVWEAPERLVVYSNTQLPFEIQHTLAEAFGLPLGQIRVVVTGIGGAFGGKLRIGVEHIAALLAQRTRRPVKVALTMEEEFMAAYPRHGMRIRLRTAVRRDGTIVGKEATALLDAGAYSGSSSGLPSVATLVLAGPYRIPHLRLVARAVYTHKQNFGSYRAPMGPQCAFAVESQMDMIARRLGLDPLEFRLRNIVRDGDTGPTGQVFGRSSMEAVLLRAAQAIGWGQPSGPRRGKGLACGWWTTTGGPSGVYVKLQPDGSATLLTGCAEIGTGALTGAAQVLAAELGLEVERISVVSADTFATPYDHGAQGSRTAFSVGNAVRQAAAELRRQILDVAAGALEAHPRDLTLHDGHVTVAGVPGRRLSLADVARLGLQRGGLIAAGAFTAPPTLYDTSCVRGHVYPAFHSPSFHAHAAEVEVDPDTGEVHVVRYVAVQDVGFAINPQLIEGQIEGGVVQGLGQALWEELPYQDGQLLVHNLSDYAVPRITRIPPIEVITVASPSEVGPYGAKGVGEPPIIEPPAAVANALDAASGVRVTSLPITAPKVYAALRGTGGMV from the coding sequence GTGAGCGCCATCGGTCGGTCCCTCCCCCGCCTCGACGGCCGCGCCAAGGTGCTGGGCCAGTATGGGTACGCCATGGACATCGCGCTGCCGGGCATGCTGTGGGGACGCATCGCACGCAGCCCGCACGCGCACGCCCGCATCCTCGGCATCGATCCCTCCGCCGCGCTGCAGGTGCCGGGCGTGGCCGCGGTGGTCACCGCCCGGGATGCGCCGGCGCGCCGTTTCGGTGGCCTGGTGAAGGACGAGACGATTTTCGCCGTCGACGTGGTCCGCTACATCGGTGAACCTGTGGCGGCGGTTGCTGCCATCAGTCGCCAGGCGGCCGACGAAGCGGTCGATCGCCTGGTCGTAGACTACGAGGTACTGCCGGCGATCACCGATCCCGATCGCGCCACGGCCCGGGGCGCCCCGCTGGTCCACGAGGCCTGGGAGTCCTACACCGCGCACCCGCAGGTGATCCGGTCCGGCAACATCTGTGGTGAGGCGTGGATCGTAAAGGGCGACTGGGACCGCGCGCTCGGCGAGGCCGACGCCGTCTACGAGGACACGTTCACAACCGCGCCGGTCCACCAGGCGTACCTGGAGCCCCGGGCCGCGCTCGCGGTCTGGGAGGCGCCCGAGCGGCTCGTGGTCTATTCGAATACGCAGCTACCGTTCGAGATCCAGCATACCCTGGCCGAGGCTTTCGGTCTGCCGTTGGGGCAGATCCGCGTGGTGGTCACCGGGATCGGTGGCGCCTTCGGCGGCAAGCTGAGGATTGGGGTGGAGCACATCGCCGCCCTGCTGGCGCAGCGCACTCGCCGTCCGGTGAAGGTGGCCCTGACGATGGAGGAGGAGTTCATGGCGGCCTACCCGCGGCATGGGATGAGGATCCGTCTGCGCACCGCGGTGAGGCGGGACGGCACGATCGTCGGCAAGGAGGCCACAGCTCTGCTGGACGCCGGGGCTTACAGCGGTTCCAGCTCCGGCCTCCCCTCGGTGGCCACCCTCGTCCTGGCCGGGCCCTACCGCATTCCCCACCTGCGCCTTGTCGCCAGGGCCGTCTACACCCACAAGCAGAACTTCGGCTCGTACCGGGCGCCCATGGGCCCCCAGTGTGCCTTTGCAGTCGAGTCGCAGATGGACATGATCGCCCGGCGCCTGGGACTGGACCCCCTGGAGTTCCGGTTGCGGAACATTGTGCGTGATGGCGATACCGGTCCGACCGGCCAGGTTTTCGGTCGGAGCAGCATGGAGGCGGTGCTGCTCAGGGCTGCCCAGGCCATAGGCTGGGGACAGCCCTCGGGTCCCCGCCGGGGGAAGGGCCTGGCCTGCGGCTGGTGGACGACCACCGGAGGGCCCTCGGGGGTCTACGTCAAGCTCCAGCCCGACGGCTCGGCGACACTTCTGACCGGGTGTGCCGAAATTGGTACCGGCGCCCTGACCGGCGCCGCGCAGGTGCTGGCGGCGGAGCTCGGCCTGGAGGTGGAGCGGATCAGCGTGGTGAGCGCGGACACTTTCGCCACCCCCTACGACCACGGAGCGCAGGGCAGCCGCACGGCCTTCAGCGTGGGCAACGCCGTGCGACAGGCCGCGGCCGAGCTCCGGCGGCAGATCCTCGACGTGGCGGCCGGGGCGCTGGAAGCGCATCCCCGGGACCTGACGTTGCACGACGGCCACGTGACGGTGGCCGGGGTGCCCGGACGACGGCTGTCGCTCGCGGATGTGGCGCGGCTGGGCCTGCAGCGTGGCGGCCTTATCGCTGCCGGCGCGTTCACCGCGCCGCCCACTCTCTATGACACCTCGTGCGTCCGCGGGCACGTCTATCCAGCGTTCCACTCGCCGAGTTTCCACGCCCACGCCGCGGAGGTCGAGGTCGACCCGGATACGGGGGAGGTACACGTGGTGCGCTATGTCGCCGTGCAGGATGTGGGCTTCGCCATCAACCCGCAGCTCATTGAAGGACAGATCGAGGGTGGCGTGGTCCAGGGACTCGGGCAGGCGCTGTGGGAGGAGCTGCCCTACCAGGATGGCCAGCTTCTTGTGCACAACCTGAGCGACTACGCCGTCCCGAGGATCACCCGCATTCCGCCCATCGAAGTCATCACGGTGGCATCGCCCAGCGAAGTGGGCCCCTACGGCGCCAAGGGCGTGGGAGAGCCACCGATCATAGAGCCCCCGGCAGCGGTCGCCAATGCCCTGGATGCGGCATCAGGGGTGCGCGTAACTAGCCTGCCCATCACCGCACCCAAGGTGTACGCGGCCCTGCGCGGGACAGGGGGGATGGTCTGA
- a CDS encoding (2Fe-2S)-binding protein encodes MWPTAPENWYAPASLAQPEALAIVPGEAGTFARRTVTLGSRTMSPQLGLDRTMPVALRVNGTPYVVHTPVNHTLLDLLRDGLGLTGTKESCREGVCGACTVLLDGRPVTACLVLAASADGRSVVTIEGIAGDGGLHPVQEALVECGGVQCGYCTPGVVLSAVALLAEVPDPTEEQIRRALSGNLCRCTGYAKIVQAVQVAARRLATRAARVHP; translated from the coding sequence ATGTGGCCAACGGCACCGGAGAACTGGTACGCGCCGGCCAGCCTCGCGCAGCCGGAGGCGCTGGCCATCGTGCCGGGAGAGGCTGGCACCTTCGCGCGGCGGACCGTGACCCTGGGGAGCCGCACCATGAGCCCGCAGCTCGGCCTGGACCGCACCATGCCGGTGGCCCTGCGCGTCAACGGCACTCCGTACGTCGTCCATACTCCCGTCAACCACACGCTGCTCGACCTGCTGCGCGACGGCCTGGGACTCACCGGCACCAAGGAGTCGTGCCGGGAAGGTGTCTGCGGCGCCTGCACCGTACTTCTGGACGGCCGCCCGGTGACCGCCTGTCTGGTGCTTGCGGCCTCGGCCGACGGCCGATCGGTGGTGACCATCGAGGGGATCGCCGGGGACGGCGGGCTGCACCCCGTGCAGGAGGCGCTGGTCGAGTGTGGCGGCGTACAGTGCGGGTACTGCACACCGGGTGTGGTCCTCTCGGCCGTAGCGCTTCTGGCCGAGGTCCCTGACCCGACCGAGGAGCAGATCCGGCGCGCGCTATCCGGGAACCTGTGCCGCTGCACCGGCTACGCCAAGATCGTCCAGGCCGTACAGGTCGCCGCGCGGCGGCTGGCGACGCGCGCCGCTAGAGTGCACCCGTGA
- a CDS encoding Xaa-Pro peptidase family protein: MSDQTPHPDAAVLRRVRDGMARAGLDAVVAMSQDNATYLLGVGVPSHRLIRERRVAVLLPADGDPAVVAVTVEESFLQANLDGVEIHPYDEHTQTAMQVLAALVRSRGLAGGRIGVEMDFIPAEDHAELGRLLPQAELADAAGLFKQARWVKTASELAHIRRGGRIADEAVREAFSAARAGMSERDLAVRVTEAFLRRGGDEVRMVVVGAGERSSHPNAPPTDRVLHPGDIVRVDFLGCVGGYYTDCARTAVVGEPTAEQRRIYQAIVAIHREVLGLIRPGVSTRDLHALYHARAREHRLNPLRFLGHGLGLGLHEGPFIDAHTEVVLEPGMVFAIEPVHFVPHEVGFHLEDVLLVTPQGHEVVTDATDTSALWPIAG; encoded by the coding sequence ATGAGCGACCAGACCCCTCATCCCGACGCCGCGGTGCTGCGCCGGGTACGTGACGGCATGGCCCGCGCCGGCCTGGACGCGGTGGTGGCCATGTCCCAGGACAACGCCACCTACCTTCTGGGCGTGGGCGTGCCCTCGCACCGCCTCATTCGGGAGCGGCGCGTGGCCGTGCTGCTCCCCGCAGATGGGGACCCCGCCGTGGTGGCGGTGACCGTGGAGGAGTCGTTCCTGCAGGCCAACCTGGACGGCGTGGAGATCCACCCCTACGACGAGCACACCCAGACCGCCATGCAGGTGCTGGCCGCCCTGGTCCGCAGCCGCGGCCTGGCGGGCGGGCGGATCGGTGTGGAGATGGACTTCATCCCGGCGGAGGACCACGCGGAGCTGGGACGTCTGCTGCCCCAGGCGGAGCTGGCAGACGCGGCCGGGCTGTTCAAGCAGGCCCGCTGGGTGAAGACGGCCAGTGAGCTGGCGCACATCCGCCGCGGGGGGCGCATCGCCGACGAGGCCGTCCGTGAGGCGTTTAGCGCGGCGCGCGCCGGGATGAGCGAGCGGGACCTGGCGGTGCGCGTGACGGAGGCCTTCCTGCGGCGCGGGGGCGATGAGGTGCGCATGGTGGTGGTGGGGGCGGGGGAGCGCAGCAGCCACCCCAACGCCCCGCCCACAGACCGGGTGCTGCACCCCGGGGACATCGTCCGCGTCGACTTCCTGGGCTGCGTCGGCGGGTACTACACCGACTGCGCCCGCACGGCCGTGGTGGGGGAGCCTACCGCCGAGCAGCGCAGGATCTACCAGGCCATTGTCGCCATCCACCGGGAGGTGCTCGGCCTCATCCGCCCCGGGGTGTCCACCCGCGACCTCCACGCGCTGTACCATGCCCGCGCCCGGGAGCACCGCCTCAACCCCCTGCGCTTTCTGGGCCACGGCCTGGGGCTGGGGCTGCACGAAGGACCCTTTATAGACGCGCACACGGAGGTGGTGCTGGAGCCGGGAATGGTGTTTGCCATCGAGCCGGTGCACTTCGTCCCCCACGAGGTCGGCTTCCACCTGGAGGACGTGCTGCTGGTGACGCCGCAGGGCCACGAGGTGGTGACGGACGCCACGGACACCAGCGCCCTGTGGCCCATCGCCGGGTGA
- a CDS encoding NAD/NADP octopine/nopaline dehydrogenase family protein, with protein MAQTEPIDVAVLGAGNGGVAAAADLGVRGFRVALANRSRERLEPFLRLGAVEMTGALGEATVPLTRITTDVAEAVAGADVVMLTVPAPGHAYYAEALAPCLAPDQLVVLNGSNTGSALHVARILVARGAPPVAVAELNSLTYICRMASPTRVNITGPAHSVRMGVLPAARAEESATRFRRYYPQAELVPSVLVTSLTNLNAVLHPPGMLLNAGWIEHTAGQFFYYYEGTTPAVARAIEAVDRERRAVAAAYGFETPSFLDFFFRAGYTSRRAWKAGSVLEALRDSIPNRYIKAPPNLEGRYIQEDVGFGLVPLRALAQAAGVSVPTVEALIHLASVVTGVDYLEHGLNARRMGIAGATRADVEHLARTGPWQEGAWR; from the coding sequence ATGGCACAGACGGAGCCAATCGACGTGGCGGTGCTGGGCGCGGGCAACGGGGGCGTGGCCGCGGCCGCCGACCTGGGCGTGCGCGGCTTCCGCGTCGCCCTGGCCAACCGTTCGCGGGAGCGGCTGGAGCCCTTCCTCCGCCTGGGGGCCGTGGAGATGACGGGAGCGCTGGGAGAGGCCACCGTCCCCCTGACCCGGATCACCACGGATGTGGCCGAAGCGGTGGCCGGAGCAGACGTGGTGATGCTGACGGTGCCGGCGCCGGGCCACGCCTACTACGCGGAGGCGCTGGCCCCCTGCCTGGCCCCGGATCAGCTCGTGGTGCTGAACGGCAGCAATACGGGCAGCGCCCTGCACGTGGCCAGAATCCTGGTGGCGCGCGGCGCACCGCCGGTGGCGGTGGCCGAGCTGAACTCGCTCACCTACATCTGCCGCATGGCCTCGCCCACCCGGGTGAACATCACCGGGCCGGCCCACAGCGTGCGCATGGGCGTGCTGCCCGCAGCCCGGGCGGAGGAGTCTGCGACCCGCTTCCGCCGCTACTACCCCCAGGCGGAGCTGGTCCCCAGCGTGCTGGTGACCTCGCTTACGAACCTGAACGCCGTCCTCCACCCGCCGGGGATGCTGCTGAACGCCGGCTGGATCGAGCACACCGCGGGACAGTTTTTCTACTACTACGAGGGGACCACGCCCGCCGTGGCCCGGGCCATCGAGGCGGTGGACCGGGAGCGCCGCGCCGTGGCCGCCGCTTACGGTTTCGAGACCCCCAGCTTCCTCGACTTCTTCTTTCGCGCCGGGTACACGTCGCGTCGGGCCTGGAAGGCAGGGTCGGTGCTGGAGGCCCTGCGGGACAGCATACCCAACCGCTACATCAAGGCCCCGCCCAACCTGGAGGGGCGCTACATCCAGGAGGACGTCGGCTTCGGGCTGGTCCCCCTGCGGGCGCTGGCCCAGGCGGCCGGCGTCTCCGTCCCAACCGTGGAGGCGCTCATCCACCTGGCCTCCGTGGTCACCGGCGTGGACTACCTGGAGCACGGGCTGAACGCTAGGCGCATGGGCATCGCCGGGGCGACCCGAGCCGACGTGGAGCACCTGGCCAGGACCGGGCCCTGGCAGGAAGGAGCGTGGAGATGA
- a CDS encoding enolase C-terminal domain-like protein: protein MRIVGLDVILVGLPARRVHRWAGLRGPIGRYVVVRLRTDEGLEGWGETQCLPDWGGAYGRYYGETPQTVRHLLCDLLLPVLREGDPFQISALHTAMDQAIKGHPYAKAAVDIALHDLKGRALGVPVYDLLGGRVREWVPVGHSLGLMEVEQAAAEAAQAVREGIRHIKVKGGPDPRRDVAAVAAVRRAVGEDVEIRLDANQAYTVPVAIRTIRAMEASGLHLAEQPVEGIDELAAVARAVGVPLMADESAWTARDVLHLREAGAARYVSLYVTKPGGLYPARQMAAVLEAAGLEADVGGSAEFGIANAANLHLAAASPAVTVPAIIPVTTLRDREQTTVAGRIYTDDIITEPFPYREGRLRVPEGPGLGITVDPEKLERYRVPWD from the coding sequence ATGAGGATCGTCGGCCTGGACGTGATCCTGGTGGGCCTGCCCGCGCGGCGGGTGCACCGCTGGGCGGGGCTGCGGGGACCGATCGGGCGCTACGTGGTGGTGCGCCTGCGCACCGACGAGGGGCTGGAGGGGTGGGGGGAGACCCAGTGCCTCCCCGACTGGGGCGGCGCCTACGGGCGCTACTACGGGGAGACGCCGCAGACCGTGCGCCATCTGCTGTGCGACCTCCTTCTCCCGGTGCTGCGGGAGGGGGATCCCTTCCAGATCTCTGCGCTGCACACGGCCATGGACCAGGCAATCAAGGGGCACCCTTACGCCAAGGCGGCCGTGGACATCGCCCTGCACGACCTCAAGGGGCGCGCCCTGGGCGTGCCGGTGTACGACCTGCTGGGGGGCCGCGTCCGGGAGTGGGTGCCGGTGGGGCACTCCCTGGGATTGATGGAGGTGGAGCAGGCGGCGGCGGAGGCGGCGCAGGCGGTGCGCGAGGGGATCCGGCATATAAAGGTCAAGGGCGGTCCCGACCCGCGCCGCGACGTCGCCGCGGTGGCTGCGGTGCGGCGGGCGGTGGGCGAGGATGTGGAGATCCGCCTGGACGCCAACCAGGCCTACACCGTCCCCGTGGCCATCCGCACCATCCGCGCCATGGAGGCTTCCGGCCTGCACCTGGCAGAGCAGCCGGTGGAGGGGATCGACGAGCTGGCCGCGGTGGCCCGCGCGGTGGGCGTCCCCCTGATGGCGGACGAGAGCGCCTGGACTGCCCGGGACGTCCTGCACCTGCGGGAGGCGGGCGCCGCCCGCTACGTCTCGCTCTACGTGACCAAACCGGGCGGGCTCTACCCGGCGCGGCAGATGGCAGCGGTGCTGGAGGCGGCGGGCCTGGAGGCGGACGTGGGCGGGTCGGCGGAGTTCGGCATCGCCAACGCGGCGAACCTCCACCTGGCCGCGGCCTCTCCCGCCGTGACCGTGCCCGCCATCATCCCCGTGACCACGCTGCGCGACCGGGAACAGACCACCGTGGCCGGCCGCATCTACACCGACGACATCATCACCGAGCCGTTCCCCTACCGCGAGGGGCGGCTGCGCGTACCCGAGGGGCCCGGGCTGGGGATCACCGTAGACCCGGAGAAGCTGGAGCGGTATCGGGTGCCCTGGGACTGA
- a CDS encoding tripartite tricarboxylate transporter permease, with protein sequence MFENIFGALMAFLGSPRAMGLSLVGVIVGIIFGALPGISSTMSLAVLMPLTFGLNAADAMMLLMGIFNGSVYGGSISAILVNIPGTPGAIVTQLDGHAMARRGRAGEALGFATLASGFGGFFGLVVFMTLAPLIALIGLQFRSPEFTGLALLGLASLSAAMPGSTFKGVLAGLAGLLLATVGLDPLTNVLRFDFGNRYLQAGIPIIPLAIGIFGLAEVLNNLEGGLGRWEVIRTIRRVIPPWGELRRTILPAVRGAIVGIIVGIIPAAGSAIGVGFSYVQEKRLSRHPERFGTGIPEGIVAPESSNNAEIGGDLIPTMSLGIPGDSITAVLMGALLIQGLRPGPLLFRDHPDFVAAVYVALGVAVILTTALGLLGARLFARVLSVPKPVLLVVIAVLCVVGAYAVDNSLYDVTIMLVFGVAGYLMQKVGFPVVPLVFGLILGPLFEENLRRTLVVSGGDWLVYLRRPISLLLLLLSVSTAAYPVLLDYRHRRRAAAALPAATADAAGGER encoded by the coding sequence GTGTTCGAGAACATCTTCGGCGCGCTGATGGCGTTCCTGGGCTCTCCCCGGGCCATGGGCCTCAGCCTGGTTGGTGTCATCGTGGGCATCATCTTCGGGGCGCTCCCGGGGATCAGCTCCACCATGTCCCTGGCGGTGCTCATGCCGCTCACCTTCGGGCTGAACGCGGCAGACGCCATGATGCTGCTTATGGGTATCTTCAACGGCAGCGTCTACGGGGGGTCCATCTCGGCCATCCTGGTGAACATCCCCGGAACGCCCGGGGCCATCGTCACCCAGCTCGACGGCCACGCCATGGCGCGCAGGGGGCGCGCCGGCGAGGCCCTGGGCTTCGCCACCCTGGCCTCGGGCTTCGGCGGGTTCTTCGGTCTGGTGGTCTTCATGACCCTGGCTCCTCTGATCGCCTTGATCGGCCTGCAGTTCCGCAGCCCGGAGTTCACCGGGCTGGCCCTGCTGGGCCTGGCCAGCCTCTCCGCGGCCATGCCCGGGTCGACCTTCAAGGGTGTCCTGGCCGGGCTGGCGGGGCTGCTGCTGGCCACCGTCGGGCTGGACCCGCTGACCAACGTGCTGCGCTTCGACTTCGGCAACCGCTACCTGCAGGCGGGCATCCCCATCATTCCCCTGGCCATTGGCATCTTCGGCCTGGCGGAGGTGCTGAACAACCTGGAGGGAGGCCTGGGCCGCTGGGAGGTCATCCGCACCATCCGGCGGGTGATCCCGCCCTGGGGTGAGCTGCGGCGGACGATCCTGCCGGCGGTCCGCGGGGCCATCGTGGGGATCATCGTGGGCATCATCCCCGCGGCCGGATCGGCCATCGGCGTGGGCTTCTCCTATGTGCAGGAGAAGCGGCTGTCGCGCCACCCGGAGCGGTTCGGCACGGGGATCCCGGAGGGGATCGTCGCCCCCGAATCCAGCAACAACGCTGAGATCGGCGGCGACCTTATCCCCACCATGAGCCTGGGCATCCCCGGAGACAGCATCACCGCCGTGCTCATGGGCGCGCTGCTCATCCAGGGCCTGCGCCCCGGGCCGTTGCTGTTCCGCGACCACCCGGACTTCGTGGCCGCGGTGTATGTGGCATTGGGCGTCGCCGTCATCCTGACCACTGCGCTGGGCCTGCTGGGCGCCCGCCTCTTCGCCCGGGTGCTGTCCGTGCCCAAGCCGGTGCTGCTGGTGGTCATCGCCGTACTCTGCGTGGTCGGCGCCTACGCTGTGGACAACTCGCTGTACGATGTGACCATCATGCTGGTCTTCGGCGTCGCCGGCTACCTGATGCAGAAGGTCGGCTTCCCTGTGGTGCCCCTGGTTTTCGGCCTGATCCTGGGGCCGCTGTTTGAGGAGAACCTGCGACGGACGCTGGTGGTCAGCGGGGGCGACTGGCTGGTCTACCTGCGACGGCCGATCAGCCTGCTGCTCCTGCTGCTCTCCGTGTCCACCGCCGCCTACCCCGTCCTCCTCGATTACCGGCACCGCCGGCGGGCGGCTGCGGCCCTGCCCGCGGCGACCGCCGACGCGGCGGGAGGAGAGCGATGA
- a CDS encoding tripartite tricarboxylate transporter TctB family protein, which yields MEQARRALGDLLAGAVLVGLAAVGLASLSANPDLATYEFGADPGPGLFPRLLLWALLAGGVALAAGAAWTLIRSRPGKETGGAPVRSLPRPEAGGPPARMRPREPWITTPGRFVLPVLFVGSLAIYIVAMRTLGFRATTAAFAAAWIFVLGRQQEGRWTARWAALAVAGGVLTAAVTYTVFRGFVKVPLP from the coding sequence ATGGAGCAGGCGCGGCGGGCGCTCGGTGACCTTCTTGCGGGGGCCGTCCTGGTGGGGCTGGCCGCGGTGGGACTGGCCTCGCTTTCCGCGAACCCCGACCTGGCGACCTACGAGTTCGGTGCCGATCCCGGTCCCGGGCTGTTTCCGCGCCTGCTCCTGTGGGCGCTCCTGGCGGGTGGGGTAGCGCTGGCCGCAGGCGCCGCCTGGACGCTGATCCGGTCGCGTCCTGGGAAGGAGACCGGCGGCGCCCCTGTCCGGTCGCTTCCCCGGCCGGAAGCGGGTGGGCCTCCTGCCCGCATGCGCCCCCGGGAGCCCTGGATCACCACACCCGGCCGCTTCGTCCTGCCGGTACTCTTCGTGGGTTCGCTGGCGATCTACATCGTCGCCATGCGGACGCTGGGGTTCCGCGCCACCACGGCCGCCTTCGCGGCGGCATGGATCTTCGTGCTGGGTCGCCAGCAGGAGGGACGCTGGACGGCGCGCTGGGCGGCACTGGCAGTCGCAGGAGGCGTGCTCACCGCCGCCGTCACCTACACGGTGTTCAGGGGATTCGTCAAGGTACCGCTTCCCTGA
- a CDS encoding tripartite tricarboxylate transporter substrate binding protein, whose protein sequence is MQDRWQVVRVLLAVALVAVLVFGPVAMAQEKFPSREITLIVPWPAGGGSDISMRLVAEFAKTQFGVPVVVVNKPGAAGAIGHREIANARPDGYTIGMFGSGLIAQQYMIPNPVKLEELQPIVFFGNEPGALSVRADTPWKTLREFVEAARARPNTIKNSNDPPGGASHLTVLVFEKKLGIVLNKVPYQGFAPSVAALLAGEVQATTVPVPDIIQAHRAKQARILGVSDNRRHFLAPEVPTFKEQGFDVVYGSWRVIAGPRGIPPERLQVLEEKLLVTLRDPAFVARAQKAGFNVDPMGIRRTEAFLKADDALTYAVLFELGLVKNPK, encoded by the coding sequence GCCGGGAGATCACGCTGATCGTCCCCTGGCCGGCGGGCGGGGGCAGCGATATAAGCATGCGCCTGGTGGCGGAGTTCGCCAAGACACAGTTCGGCGTCCCCGTGGTGGTGGTGAACAAGCCCGGCGCAGCCGGGGCCATCGGCCACCGCGAGATCGCCAACGCCCGACCGGACGGCTACACCATCGGCATGTTCGGCTCGGGGCTCATCGCCCAGCAGTACATGATTCCCAACCCGGTGAAGCTGGAGGAGCTGCAGCCCATTGTCTTCTTCGGGAACGAGCCGGGGGCCCTCAGCGTACGGGCGGATACGCCCTGGAAGACGCTGAGGGAATTCGTGGAGGCGGCCAGGGCGCGGCCCAATACCATCAAGAACTCCAACGACCCGCCCGGAGGTGCCTCCCACCTGACGGTGCTGGTCTTCGAGAAAAAACTGGGGATCGTCCTGAACAAGGTGCCCTACCAGGGGTTCGCGCCCAGCGTGGCCGCGCTGCTGGCCGGCGAGGTCCAGGCCACCACGGTGCCGGTCCCCGACATCATTCAGGCGCACCGGGCAAAGCAGGCGCGCATCCTGGGCGTCTCGGATAACAGACGGCACTTCCTGGCTCCCGAGGTGCCGACATTCAAGGAGCAGGGCTTCGACGTGGTCTACGGGTCCTGGCGGGTGATTGCCGGGCCTCGGGGGATCCCCCCAGAGCGGCTGCAGGTGCTGGAGGAGAAACTCCTGGTGACGCTGCGCGACCCGGCCTTCGTGGCCCGGGCGCAGAAGGCGGGGTTCAACGTCGACCCCATGGGCATCCGCCGCACCGAGGCTTTCCTCAAGGCGGACGACGCTCTGACCTACGCCGTCCTGTTCGAGCTGGGGTTGGTGAAGAACCCGAAGTAG